A genomic window from Streptomyces sp. MST-110588 includes:
- a CDS encoding uracil-DNA glycosylase produces the protein MAARPLSELVEPGWADALSPVAERIAAMGDFLRAEIAAGRSYLPAGPHILRAFQQPFDQVRVLIVGQDPYPTPGMAIGLSFAVAPEVRRLPGSLENIFRELNTDLGLPRPSNGDLTPWTKQGVLLLNRALTTAPGRPAAHRGKGWEEVTEQAIRALAARGTPLVSILWGRDARNLRPFLGDFPAVESAHPSPMSADRGFFGSRPFSRANELLARQGAQPVNWQLP, from the coding sequence GTGGCAGCACGACCGTTGAGTGAACTTGTAGAGCCCGGGTGGGCCGATGCGCTGAGCCCCGTGGCCGAACGTATCGCCGCTATGGGCGACTTCCTGCGCGCCGAGATCGCGGCCGGCCGCTCCTATCTGCCCGCCGGGCCACACATCCTGCGGGCCTTCCAGCAGCCCTTCGACCAGGTACGCGTACTGATCGTGGGGCAGGATCCGTACCCGACCCCCGGGATGGCGATCGGGCTGAGTTTCGCGGTCGCGCCCGAGGTGCGGCGCCTGCCCGGCAGCTTGGAGAACATCTTCCGCGAGCTGAACACGGACCTGGGGCTGCCCCGGCCCTCCAACGGTGACCTGACGCCCTGGACGAAGCAGGGCGTGCTGCTGCTCAACAGGGCCCTGACGACCGCACCCGGCCGGCCCGCCGCGCACCGCGGCAAGGGCTGGGAGGAGGTCACCGAGCAGGCCATCCGCGCGCTGGCCGCCCGTGGCACGCCGCTGGTGTCGATCCTGTGGGGGCGCGACGCCCGCAACCTGCGGCCGTTCCTCGGCGACTTCCCGGCCGTGGAGTCGGCCCACCCCTCGCCGATGTCGGCGGACCGCGGTTTCTTCGGCTCACGGCCGTTCAGCCGCGCCAATGAACTGCTGGCCCGGCAGGGGGCCCAGCCGGTGAACTGGCAACTGCCCTGA
- a CDS encoding sialidase family protein produces the protein MTDVLLAVGTRKGLFIGRRRNGAWGWDGPHFPAQAVYAIGIDTRRPTPRLLAGADSAHWGPSVFRSDDLGQTWLEPRQPAIKYPPDTGTSLERVWQLHPAGPAAPGVVYAGTEPGGLFRSEDGGESFTLVRPLWDHPSRERWVPGGGGLAVHTVITDPRDADAVTVAVSTAGVFRTRDGGKSWAPSNSGVKAVFLPDPDPEFGQCVHKIAQDPADRDRLYLQNHWGVYRSDDAGARWTDIGGGLPSDFGFATAAHPSRGNVAYVFPITADIDRVPAGHRCRVYRTSDAGGSWEALADGLPQEDHYGTVLRDALCVDGCDPAGVYFGNRNGEVFASADDGDTWRQLLAHLPDVLCVRAAVVA, from the coding sequence ATGACTGACGTACTGCTCGCGGTAGGCACACGCAAAGGGCTGTTCATCGGCCGACGACGAAACGGCGCATGGGGCTGGGACGGCCCGCATTTTCCCGCCCAGGCCGTGTACGCCATCGGGATCGACACCCGTCGCCCCACTCCCCGGCTGCTGGCCGGGGCCGACAGCGCGCACTGGGGCCCTTCCGTCTTCCGGTCCGACGACCTCGGCCAGACCTGGCTGGAGCCACGGCAGCCGGCGATCAAGTACCCGCCCGATACCGGGACTTCGCTGGAGCGGGTGTGGCAGCTCCATCCGGCGGGACCCGCCGCGCCCGGTGTGGTGTACGCGGGGACGGAGCCGGGCGGACTCTTCCGTTCCGAGGACGGCGGCGAGAGTTTCACGCTCGTACGCCCCCTGTGGGACCACCCGTCGCGGGAGAGGTGGGTGCCCGGCGGGGGCGGCCTGGCGGTCCATACGGTGATCACGGACCCGCGGGACGCCGACGCGGTGACGGTCGCGGTCTCCACGGCCGGGGTGTTCCGTACGCGGGACGGCGGCAAGAGCTGGGCGCCGTCCAACAGCGGGGTCAAGGCGGTCTTCCTGCCGGACCCGGATCCGGAGTTCGGCCAGTGCGTACACAAGATCGCGCAGGACCCGGCGGACCGGGACCGTCTTTATCTTCAGAACCACTGGGGCGTCTACCGCAGCGACGACGCGGGGGCGCGGTGGACGGACATCGGCGGCGGCCTTCCCTCCGACTTCGGGTTCGCCACGGCCGCCCACCCCTCGCGGGGAAACGTGGCGTACGTCTTCCCGATCACCGCGGACATCGACCGGGTGCCGGCCGGGCACCGCTGCCGGGTGTACCGCACGAGCGACGCCGGCGGGAGCTGGGAGGCACTGGCCGACGGCCTGCCGCAGGAGGACCACTACGGCACGGTGCTCCGGGACGCGCTGTGCGTGGATGGCTGCGACCCCGCGGGCGTGTATTTCGGCAACCGCAACGGCGAGGTGTTCGCCAGCGCGGACGACGGCGACACCTGGCGCCAGCTCCTGGCCCATCTGCCGGACGTCCTGTGTGTACGGGCGGCGGTGGTGGCCTGA